One Castanea sativa cultivar Marrone di Chiusa Pesio chromosome 4, ASM4071231v1 DNA window includes the following coding sequences:
- the LOC142631063 gene encoding protein ACCELERATED CELL DEATH 6-like yields the protein MEPSGSFEADQASGQSSQTKDNIGMELVSYNAAAKIEIEDIPKPLNQLSTPNKNTVLHTHLTSPIEISEDSKSESGEPAQAEVNIGMEAKYYHAAAKGDIGDFKDIPNPLDQLLTPNRNTVLHIYLTSLKESESKDSKSKDACIFFHAKDSKSRDSKSSTDFVEGILKKCPSLLWQANVKGETPLHIAARYGHAVIVDVLIGRANAPRQDLESGFDKTVKEMLEMTNNEKDTALHEAVRGNHLEVVKRLIEKGPDFSYSQNDAGETPLYMAVERGFKEVAFHILETCSSPAHDGPLGRTTLHAAVTVHNCGMIQKILEGKTQEQKSALIKQVDKQRWTPLHCAAYFNCIGTRELLKVDRSIAYMKDAKGMTALHIAAHRGHHWVMERILEYCPDCCELVDERGWNALHFVVNSSSSKWAKYDSSFWAKYGSESILKTSLLSNLLNEKDARGNTPLHHHSKSLHYLKDVMCNNRVDRMAFNKQNLNAYDIALTSEELSDKKFMQITRAFIDNRCRAGLRKPFGDDILPKRKDYEDELKAFQAEWRVRKDRFVSIMKETSQYHLVVDTLIATVTFTAGITMPGGFIGQDGPHLGSPVLMRNTTFKAFIITNTIAMVQSCSAAFIQLFMPLLFQDKDPGDFSFLLASLAFCLSISAMGAMVLAFVMGTYAVLMHSLGLAIANSVIGLFFFIPLFFVSIGCSRYLLEILRIGSYWIFCRLSHFSNCIADRCDGICDCIIGDCIIGDCIIGDHIAIACLVFCKYILNFCRRI from the exons ATGGAACCCTCCGGTTCGTTTGAAGCTGATCAAGCATCTGGTCAGTCTTCGCAAACAAAGGACAACATTGGCATGGAACTTGTTTCTTACAACGCTGCAGCAAAAATCGAAATAGAAGATATTCCAAAGCCTCTTAACCAACTTTCAACGCCAAATAAAAACACAGTCCTTCATACTCACCTCACTAGCCCAATTGAAATATCAGAAGATTCAAAATCAGAATCTGGTGAGCCTGCTCAAGCAGAGGTCAACATTGGCATGGAGGCTAAGTACTATCACGCTGCAGCAAAAGGCGATATCGGGGACTTCAAAGATATTCCAAATCCTCTTGACCAACTACTAACCCCAAATAGAAACACAGTCCTTCATATTTACCTCACAAGCCTAAAAGAGTCAGAATCAAAAGACTCAAAATCAAAAGATGCATGTATTTTCTTCCACGCAAAAGACTCAAAATCAAGAGATTCAAAATCATCAACAGACTTCGTCGAAGGAATTCTTAAAAAGTGTCCATCACTGCTATGGCAAGCTAATGTCAAAGGTGAAACTCCCTTGCATATCGCTGCAAGGTATGGGCATGCTGTCATCGTGGATGTTTTAATTGGACGTGCAAATGCTCCCCGACAGGATCTCGAAAGTGGGTTTGATAAAACAGTCAAGGAGATGCTGGAGATGACGAATAATGAAAAAGATACGGCATTGCATGAGGCTGTACGTGGTAATCATCTTGAGGTAGTGAAACGGTTGATTGAAAAGGGCCCAGATTTTTCATATTCTCAGAATGATGCCGGTGAGACTCCACTTTACATGGCTGTGGAGAGAGGATTTAAAGAAGTGGCGTTTCACATTTTGGAAACCTGTTCATCACCGGCTCATGATGGTCCCCTTGGTAGAACAACGTTGCATGCTGCAGTAACTGTACACAATTGCG GAATGATACAAAAAATTCTGGAAGGGAAAACACAAGAACAAAAAAGTGCTTTGATTAAACAAGTTGACAAACAACGTTGGACTCCGCTTCATTGTGCAGCATACTTCAATTGTATAGGAACAAGAGAATTGTTGAAAGTTGATAGATCTATTGCATACATGAAAGATGCAAAGGGCATGACGGCTCTTCACATTGCAGCTCATCGAGGCCATCATTGGGTAATGGAACGTATTTTAGAATATTGTCCTGATTGTTGCGAACTAGTTGATGAGAGAGGCTGGAATGCACTCCATTTTGTCGTGAACTCATCTAGTAGTAAGTGGGCAAAGTATGATAGTAGTTTTTGGGCTAAGTATGGAAGTGAGAGCATCCTAAAGACATCATTACTCAGCAATCTTTTAAATGAAAAGGATGCCCGCGGGAATACACCTCTCCATCACCATTCCAAATCATTGCATTATTTAAAGGATGTCATGTGTAACAATAGAGTTGATCGGATGGCCTTCAACAAACAAAACCTCAATGCTTACGACATCGCTTTAACTAGTGAAGAATTATcagataaaaag TTTATGCAGATTACACGTGCATTTATTGACAACCGTTGTCGTGCGGGATTACGAAAACCCTTTGGAGATGATATCCTTCCAAAGAGAAAAGATTATGAAGATGAATTGAAAGCCTTCCAAGCTGAATGGAGAGTCCGTAAAGACCGATTTGTTTCTATCATGAAAGAAACATCCCAATACCATTTGGTAGTGGACACACTCATTGCAACCGTGACTTTTACCGCTGGTATTACCATGCCTGGGGGTTTCATAGGTCAAGACGGCCCACACTTAGGCTCTCCAGTTCTGATGAGAAACACTACTTTCAAAGCATTTATTATTACAAATACCATTGCCATGGTGCAATCTTGTTCTGCTGCCTTTATCCAACTATTCATGCCACTATTGTTTCAGGACAAAGATCCTGGAGACTTTTCTTTCCTACTTGCCTCACTGGCCTTCTGCCTTTCCATATCTGCCATGGGAGCAATGGTGCTGGCATTTGTTATGGGCACATACGCTGTGTTAATGCATTCATTGGGTCTTGCCATTGCCAATTCTGTCATCGGATTGTTCTTCTTCATCCCCCTCTTTTTCGTAAGTATTGGATGTTCACGTTATTTACTCGAAATATTGAGAATTGGTTCGTATTGGATTTTTTGCAGGTTGTCGCATTTCTCTAATTGTATTGCCGATCGTTGCGATGGCATTTGTGATTGTATCATTGGTGATTGTATCATTGGTGATTGTATCATTGGTGATCATATTGCCATTGCTTGCTTGGTCTTTTGTaagtatattttaaatttctgtAGACGGATTTAG